CAGATGCCAGCCTATCAACCTTAAATCACAAGCTGCGATCGCTGGTGGCTTTCTTGGCCGCTGCGCCACTTCTTGGTCTTTGTCTCCTGGGGTTACACCTACGCCAAACGACACGAGATTTTGCATTGGCACCAAGAATACCAAGAGTCAAAACTCACACACGACTTGTTTCTCTCctccttttttccctctccgATCGACCGGTTGATACCTGAAAACCCGATCCCCGCCGCTTGCGCTCCTTCGcgacctcctcgtcctcctcgagaccCCCGTTCGCGAATTCGAGATCCTTGCGATCTTCTCCCCGAGACACGGCAGCTCTGAAACTTTGCCCGCCCACGTTCATGTTCGGGTCGCCCGCACCTCGAGAACCCGTTACCCGATTTTCTCTCTTCTACGGCCGCTCGATATAAGAGTCTTTTGAAATAACGACTTTGGTGTCACGAAATCTACCCCGGGCGGGATCGCCCGCCATCCCGCTTCATCCGGCCCCTTAACGACCCGTTGCCGTTCTTCGAAATGTTCGCGACTCGGCGGCCTGCAAGGGCCTTGGTGGCCCTGCTCTCTGCCATCAGTCTTGTCCCAACAGTTTGCGCCCAGGATCCGGTCCTCATCAATGGGACAGATGCCGACGGTGTCTATCGCGACGATCTCGATGTTAGTCGAACTCCGGCTCTTTACACGGGCGACTTTGGCGACTGTTTGAGTGGTGGAAGTTTGTTTAATGTTACCGCCTTCGATGCTGCGTATTATGCCGACAACCTCACGGTGGCCTTTCACTTATATGGAAGTTCCAATATTCGCCGTGAAAACGTCATGAGTATGTTGGGGGACTCGTCTAAGCCAACCCAGCTAACCGGGCTATAGTGCACCTTTCTATCCAAGTATACGGCGAGGAGAGATTCAACAAAACTTACGATCCATGCAAGTCCAACGTTACGACCCTCTGCCCACTCGAGGCTGGCGAAGGCATTCAAGCATATATCGCTACCGAGATCTCGCCAGACGACATTGCCGGCATTCCGTCTATCGCCTTGAACATTCCCGACTTGGAGGGCTTTGCCCGGCTGCGGATTTTTGCCAACTCGACACAGACCGAGATAGGGTGTTTCCAGGCCACCATGAGTAACGGACAAAGCTTCTCTCAGCCGGAGTATGTGGGAAGTATTGTGGGCGTCTTTGTCTTCGcggccgccttggcctccttcgcGACGGCCATCTACGGTCTCCAGATTCCGCACATGAGGATGCACTACGCCCACTCTTTCTCGATATTGGTCATCTTTGAAACATTCCAGTCCATCTTCTTTTCAGGAGCACTGTCGGTTGACTGGCCTACCGTTCTGCCCGCCTGGTGGAGCAATTTTGCATGGACTGCTGGCATGTTTGCGAGCGACAGCATGGTTGATGCCATCAGCCCCTTTGCCGGTGTCACCGGGAACGCCAGCCAAGTTGGCTCTGCGGGATCGGTTCCCATCAATAACGGAGGTGGACTGAAACAGCAGATTTACGGTCGATCACTTATACGCCGGTCGCCCCTGCATGTCGATGATGTCCTTCAGTCTCTTGCTAGGCGCAACGAGTTCAACGCAAGTGATCCATATGATTACACTTGGGCGGGAAAGCCACGCAATCCCGGAATGCCCCTCCCAGGTGATTATGGTGGTTTCGCAGGCACGCTCTCTCGTGTCAATATTCCCCTGTACGACgcgttcatcatcggcctgATCTGGCTTTGTGTCGTACTGGCCGCTGTTGCCATCTTCGTTGTGACAGTCAAGCTGCTCCTTGACTTGTCTCGCAAGATCAAGTTGATCAAGACCGATGGGTTCGACTTTTTCCGTTCTCATTGGCTTGGATACATGGTGGCAGGTCTGCTGCGGACGCTCTTCAttgccttcttcaccatgaTGACACTGACCACGTACCAATTTACTTTGGGTGCGCCTGCAGGCCCGAAAGCTATTGCCGCCGTTATCTTCGCCATGTTCCTTGGACTTGCTGCACTCGCTGCCTATGCTTGCGCCGTCAGACTGCGCGAGGGCAAGTATTCAGTCGTTTCCGACTCGATCCGCTTTGAGGAAGGAAAACTATTCAAGAAGGTGCCTTTCATTGCGGCAACACTGGAGAGTTCGAttggcgaggaggaacagGCCCAGAAGCCCAGACTTTTTGGCAGCATGGCAGTCCGACGCATCAAGTTCACCGACAACGACCCCAACCGAGCGAATGTACACCAAGACGCGGGCTACATCAAGCGCTTTGGATGGCTCTCGGCGAGATACCGACGCACGCGATGGTGGTTCTTTGCTGTCTATCTTGCCTATCAGTTCATTCGAGCGTGCTTTATCGGTGGAGGTCGAGGAAATCCGTTGGCTCAGGTCTACGGACTCTTCGTCTTTGAGGTGCTCGCCCTGGTTGCCATTATCAAAATGAAGCCTTTTGAAGGATCTCGCAATGCCACGGCGGCGATCTGGCTGTTGTCGATCTCCAAAATTGTCACCACTGGCTTCTCGATTGCCTTTCTGCCTTCGTTCAACCTCAGTCGCATCGTTGCGACAGTCTTTGGCATGATCATCATTGTGGTCCAAGCCTTCCTGGCCGTTGCGATTCTGGTCTTGATTGCCCTGGGAACGATTTCGACGTGGATGTCTCTGTCTCGCAACCGTGAAGAGTTTCCCAAGGACCTCGACCCGATTCGAGTCCGATACTTTGAGCACATGGAAGTCCGAGCCGGGGACTTGCCCAAGTCGAAGGAAGTCGAGAAAGTTCCGGAGCCCCCCAAACCTACTTTCAGAGTCAATAGTGTTCGACGCGAGCGAAAGGTCGTAGAGGACAACTCATTCCCGATGCTCGAAGGAACAGGAGGCGACGTTCCGGATCATCCAATGCACCCGCTCAACCGGCGGAGTCGGGCAAACAGCGCCAGCTCTCGACACTCTGTTAACAGCCTGCCTCGCTCTGGACGCACCCACCGCGCTTCATGGAGCTCCAAGGATTTTGCAGAGTGGGATGCTGAGATGAACCGAGGAGATACGGCACGGATCAGTCGCATGAGGAGCAGCTCTCTGCGTATGCAGGCAGCGAGGTATTCCGTTTCTCGACCACCGATGACGCCAACTCGGGAGTCAGCCGAGTTTCCTCGCATGAGCGTCAATCTGATGGGATCCGAGGATAAGGAGGTGAttgccgaggacaagattgAGGAGACGACCGACACACCaaaaaggaggaagagaactGTGAGCTGGGCCGACCAAACAACGGCACCAGGCTCCTCCGATTCCTCAGACAACACCAGCAAGGACAACACGATtcaagagaaggaggaaccAAAGAAGagccaagacgacgaggtcaaggccaaaATCGAGCCATGAGCAAATCGTGACTCGTTGAGCGACGGCCCTTGCATTTCATTTTAGACACGGCCTCATCGCTCATTCATTCGCACCGCATTTTGGAGTTTTTTATTACGACTAGGCGAGGGGTTGGCATTTCATtcagcaagcaagcaagcatcaACGACGGGATTTGAAAAAGTAAGCATTTTGTAAATACACGGCATGTTCCCGTCTCCCTGCCAGGTCAGGCGAGGTGGATTTTGTTTTCTTTCGTTACCcaggtacctacctacacTGAGATGCGACATGACGAGACGCAAGCATATAGAGAACCTGGCCGGATTTGGCGGCTGGGGAGTTTGATGTTTGGATAGCTGGAGATTGGCCACAGACATGTAGATAGTTTATTGAACCATTTTAACAGGAGCATGTGCACTCGTTGATTGAGCTGGATGAGGTTGTGGTTTACTGTGTGACCTTGCTCAATACCCTATACTTGCCCTCTTGAAGAGTCTTGATGAAAACAAGACGAGGAGTCATGAGGTTGAAGTCAAGtcccgagaccaaggttgATGACATTGAGGTTTCATCCCGATTCGGTCAATGCCTTGCGTGTGATATTCATCTCATGTTTGAACCGACTCAAACGCCCACCCTAGATAACCAGAACAGCCTTTGCTGTACTTTGTCACTGTTCTGCCCGAACCAGCATATCTGAGGCGCAGTCAATTGTCTCATCTAGTTATGTCATGTTCTGTGATTGCCAGAATTCCTTGCAGCTGACTCGAGCGTCAAGGCCAATATGGCATGCGGCTTGGCCAAGCGAACTGGGTTTGGACTTGGGGTCGTTATCACGATCCATGTTTAAGAGTGTGAGCACGAGGAGCCGAACGAGATCAGTTCGCCATCGAGGCAATTGCCATTTTGGTCCAGTCACTCAAGTTCTGTAGTTGTTGGTGACGGACCAGAACAAACGAACAGCTTTTATTGAGAATGCTTCTGGAaagaagctctccaagaGAATGCCCTATGACAATGGACTATCTGCTGTGCTGCAAACACCGGACTTCCATCTATTGTCCATAATGGTATCTCAATGAATCGTTGGAGTCTTACTAGGAGCCAATGCACTCATCCAGATGCCCCCAGCAGAAGAACAGAAGCAGTACTTGTCAACTCTTCTCGCCTCAACTTTTGGGAAGCTTGAGTTCATCAACAGATTCCCGAATAGCATCATCAACAGCGCTCTCAAGGATCCACAAGAACCGACGCCATGGCACCAGAACCTATGagcgaggagatgaaggaggataTCCGGCGCATGACGGAAACCCTGACCAACCAGCCCACCATTGAGCTGCTTACTCGAGCTGGGAACCAGGCCAAGTACAACCGGTGGGACCTCAAGGAGCGAAAGAAGGCTCGGGAGGAGGCCATGGCACGAGCAGAGAACAACGGGGATGCCGGAGACTACGAAGAGGATGTCACCAGAGATACCGAAGCCAGTGTTGCCGACACCACTGgcatcaacgaggccaacGTCACAGATGCCGGTGCCAACGAAACCAATACCACTGACGTctccgaggccaagggcaaggtcaccaccaaggtcaaggatgtTGTGTCCCGCGTTACAAAGGCAATGAACCGCCTGAGCATGATCAAGAAGCGAGCTGGTGACAAGACTGCAGACGACAAGGGCAAGTCTGGTCACGGCAGCAAGCAGGGTGGCAACAAGGCTTGATCACCTGGATGACTTACAAGCCAAGAATATGCACTgttctctttcttttttgacTATCTGCAACTATCTGCAGAGGTAAGTGTTTGCTTTTCTCTGAACGAGGCTCCGACTAATGGATGCTTGCAGCCGGCAGCATgaatgcagcagcagcctgaTTGCAGCATTCTCTCTCCGCCATGAAGCGGACAGCAAAGCAAGCGGTGGCGTTCAAGGAGGGTATCGTCGTTGGAATTATTCAACATGGAACGGGGAGGGGGGGATAGGGCCAGGCAAGGATCAAGGCGTGATGGGACGATACTGCAGAAAACCTATCATTACTCTTTTTTGGACTCGATCGATTAGCTCTCAACAAATGCGAGATTGCTA
This window of the Fusarium keratoplasticum isolate Fu6.1 chromosome 3, whole genome shotgun sequence genome carries:
- a CDS encoding TRP-N domain-containing protein, with the protein product MFATRRPARALVALLSAISLVPTVCAQDPVLINGTDADGVYRDDLDVSRTPALYTGDFGDCLSGGSLFNVTAFDAAYYADNLTVAFHLYGSSNIRRENVMMHLSIQVYGEERFNKTYDPCKSNVTTLCPLEAGEGIQAYIATEISPDDIAGIPSIALNIPDLEGFARLRIFANSTQTEIGCFQATMSNGQSFSQPEYVGSIVGVFVFAAALASFATAIYGLQIPHMRMHYAHSFSILVIFETFQSIFFSGALSVDWPTVLPAWWSNFAWTAGMFASDSMVDAISPFAGVTGNASQVGSAGSVPINNGGGLKQQIYGRSLIRRSPLHVDDVLQSLARRNEFNASDPYDYTWAGKPRNPGMPLPGDYGGFAGTLSRVNIPLYDAFIIGLIWLCVVLAAVAIFVVTVKLLLDLSRKIKLIKTDGFDFFRSHWLGYMVAGLLRTLFIAFFTMMTLTTYQFTLGAPAGPKAIAAVIFAMFLGLAALAAYACAVRLREGKYSVVSDSIRFEEGKLFKKVPFIAATLESSIGEEEQAQKPRLFGSMAVRRIKFTDNDPNRANVHQDAGYIKRFGWLSARYRRTRWWFFAVYLAYQFIRACFIGGGRGNPLAQVYGLFVFEVLALVAIIKMKPFEGSRNATAAIWLLSISKIVTTGFSIAFLPSFNLSRIVATVFGMIIIVVQAFLAVAILVLIALGTISTWMSLSRNREEFPKDLDPIRVRYFEHMEVRAGDLPKSKEVEKVPEPPKPTFRVNSVRRERKVVEDNSFPMLEGTGGDVPDHPMHPLNRRSRANSASSRHSVNSLPRSGRTHRASWSSKDFAEWDAEMNRGDTARISRMRSSSLRMQAARYSVSRPPMTPTRESAEFPRMSVNLMGSEDKEVIAEDKIEETTDTPKRRKRTVSWADQTTAPGSSDSSDNTSKDNTIQEKEEPKKSQDDEVKAKIEP